A genomic region of Mesorhizobium sp. NZP2077 contains the following coding sequences:
- a CDS encoding cytochrome c oxidase assembly factor Coa1 family protein has translation MVGQPLNQPAEIPPELDRWNWGAFFLNWIWGIGNSTFIALLALIPVVNLIMIFVLGARGSRWAWQNRAWRDAEQFRKTQRNWAIAGLAVWVVSIGGCATIVGSIPFMFKGSDAYHMTMDAVRADTRVKAAIGDDMSDNFWVGGHLNVNANGAGDAQFSIPVHGAKGKGTVFSHLVRNAGTWSMRLLVVRVDGVDAPIVVTNEDHVPIPNAAIGI, from the coding sequence ATGGTCGGACAACCGCTCAACCAGCCCGCTGAAATTCCGCCCGAACTCGACCGCTGGAACTGGGGCGCCTTCTTCCTCAACTGGATCTGGGGCATCGGCAACAGCACCTTCATTGCGTTGCTGGCACTGATCCCGGTCGTCAACCTCATCATGATCTTCGTGCTTGGCGCCCGTGGCAGCCGCTGGGCCTGGCAGAACCGGGCCTGGCGCGATGCCGAGCAGTTCCGCAAGACGCAGCGCAACTGGGCGATCGCTGGTCTTGCCGTCTGGGTGGTCAGTATCGGGGGCTGTGCGACGATCGTCGGCAGCATCCCCTTCATGTTCAAGGGCAGTGATGCCTACCACATGACAATGGACGCCGTGCGTGCCGATACCCGCGTGAAGGCTGCCATTGGCGACGATATGAGCGACAATTTCTGGGTCGGCGGCCATCTCAACGTCAATGCGAACGGGGCGGGCGACGCCCAGTTCAGCATCCCCGTTCACGGAGCCAAGGGAAAAGGCACCGTGTTTTCCCATCTGGTTCGCAATGCCGGCACTTGGAGCATGCGCCTGCTCGTGGTCAGGGTGGATGGAGTGGATGCGCCGATCGTGGTGACCAACGAAGATCATGTTCCGATCCCGAACGCGGCGATCGGAATATAG
- the mmsB gene encoding 3-hydroxyisobutyrate dehydrogenase has protein sequence MTTIAFIGLGNMGNPMAANLVKAGHAVNGFDLIPENLTVAREHGVVVMANAPAAVKDADVVITMLPAGKHVLSVYEDIAPMAKNGALFIDSSTIDVDSAREAHAIAAKHGLLSIDAPVSGGTGGATAGTLTFMAGGSDDAFAAAEPILKPMAGRIVHCGSDGAGQAAKICNNMILGISMIGVAEAFVLAEKLGLSHQALFDVASTSSGQCWSLTTYCPVPGPVPTSPANRDYKPGFAAALMLKDLKLSQEAALGAGAVTPLGAEAAQLYALFNAQGHGGADFSGIINFLRGNPA, from the coding sequence ATGACGACGATCGCCTTCATCGGCCTCGGCAATATGGGCAATCCGATGGCCGCCAATCTGGTCAAGGCGGGGCATGCCGTGAACGGTTTCGACCTCATACCGGAAAACCTCACTGTCGCGCGAGAACACGGTGTCGTGGTCATGGCCAATGCGCCGGCGGCGGTGAAGGACGCCGATGTCGTGATCACTATGCTGCCCGCCGGCAAGCACGTGCTGTCGGTCTATGAGGACATCGCGCCCATGGCGAAGAACGGCGCGCTGTTCATCGATTCCTCGACCATCGACGTCGATTCGGCGCGCGAGGCGCATGCGATTGCCGCAAAGCACGGCTTGCTGTCGATCGATGCGCCCGTCTCCGGCGGCACCGGCGGAGCGACGGCCGGAACGCTGACCTTCATGGCCGGCGGCTCCGACGATGCCTTCGCCGCCGCCGAGCCGATCCTGAAACCGATGGCGGGCCGCATCGTCCACTGCGGCAGCGATGGAGCCGGCCAGGCGGCAAAGATCTGCAACAACATGATCCTCGGCATTTCGATGATCGGCGTCGCCGAGGCCTTCGTGCTGGCGGAAAAACTCGGCCTGTCGCACCAGGCGCTGTTCGATGTCGCCTCGACCTCTTCGGGACAGTGCTGGTCCTTGACCACCTATTGCCCGGTGCCCGGCCCGGTGCCCACTTCGCCCGCCAATAGGGATTACAAGCCGGGCTTTGCCGCGGCCCTTATGCTGAAAGACCTGAAATTGTCCCAGGAAGCAGCACTTGGCGCAGGCGCGGTGACCCCGCTTGGCGCCGAGGCGGCACAGCTCTACGCCCTGTTCAACGCCCAGGGGCATGGCGGCGCCGATTTCTCCGGCATAATTAATTTTCTCAGGGGTAACCCTGCGTAA
- a CDS encoding isobutyryl-CoA dehydrogenase: protein MDAAVDASTSQFELNEEQRAIQEMAQAFAADRVAPNALDWDRRKHFPADVIRETGPLGLGGIYVRDDVGGSALGRLDAVLIFEALSHADPAFSSFISIHNMAASMIDRFGNDEQRQRFLPKLTSMEWLASYCLTEPGSGSDAAALKTRAVKSGADYILNGAKQFISGAGDSDVYAVMVRTGADGPKGISTIVVPKDAPGLSFGANEHKMGWHMQSTRQVIFEDCKVPAENLLSGEGAGFGIAMAGLDGGRLNIAACSLGGAQSALDKALSYTAERKAFGSKINQFQALQFRLADMETELQAARIFLYAAASKLDRKAPDAGKWSAMAKRFVTDTGFNVANDALQLLGGYGYLHDYGIEKLVRDLRVHQILEGTNEIMRVIIARALIGR from the coding sequence ATGGACGCCGCGGTCGATGCGAGCACCAGCCAGTTCGAACTCAACGAGGAGCAACGCGCCATCCAGGAGATGGCGCAGGCCTTCGCCGCCGACCGCGTCGCGCCGAACGCGCTCGACTGGGACCGCAGGAAGCACTTTCCCGCCGATGTGATCCGCGAGACCGGGCCACTCGGCCTCGGCGGCATCTATGTCAGGGACGATGTCGGCGGTTCGGCGCTGGGCAGGCTCGACGCCGTACTGATCTTCGAGGCACTGTCGCATGCCGATCCGGCCTTTTCGTCCTTCATCTCGATCCACAACATGGCGGCCTCGATGATCGACCGTTTCGGCAATGACGAGCAGCGCCAGCGCTTCCTGCCGAAGCTGACTTCGATGGAATGGCTGGCAAGCTACTGCCTGACCGAACCGGGCTCCGGCTCCGATGCCGCGGCGCTGAAGACACGCGCGGTGAAGAGCGGCGCCGACTATATCCTTAACGGCGCCAAGCAGTTCATCTCGGGCGCCGGCGACAGCGATGTCTATGCCGTCATGGTGCGCACCGGCGCCGACGGGCCAAAGGGCATTTCCACCATCGTCGTGCCGAAGGACGCTCCCGGCCTTTCCTTCGGCGCCAACGAGCACAAGATGGGTTGGCACATGCAGTCGACGCGCCAGGTCATTTTCGAGGACTGCAAGGTGCCGGCGGAAAACCTCTTGTCGGGCGAAGGCGCCGGCTTCGGCATCGCCATGGCCGGGCTCGATGGCGGCCGGCTGAACATCGCCGCCTGTTCGCTGGGCGGCGCGCAGTCGGCGCTCGACAAGGCGCTGTCCTACACCGCCGAACGCAAGGCGTTCGGGTCCAAGATCAACCAGTTCCAGGCGCTGCAGTTCAGGCTGGCCGACATGGAGACAGAGCTGCAGGCGGCGCGCATCTTCCTCTATGCGGCAGCCTCCAAACTCGACCGCAAGGCGCCGGATGCCGGCAAATGGTCTGCCATGGCCAAACGCTTTGTCACCGACACCGGCTTCAACGTCGCCAACGATGCGCTGCAATTGCTTGGCGGCTACGGCTATCTGCACGACTACGGCATCGAGAAACTGGTACGCGACCTCAGGGTGCACCAGATTCTGGAGGGCACCAACGAGATCATGCGGGTCATTATTGCCCGCGCCTTGATCGGGCGCTGA
- a CDS encoding dimethylsulfonioproprionate lyase family protein, whose amino-acid sequence MTTIFDELLRRFHACLACVDDALVRDAVARIGWDMPARALEPHPLGCLRHLDRAAELAPSEAKPLVQVLAEQRNDLRWGQTYTEADFGKAFIDNYGWLEVFGTRGHFTNDEVAAGLLILGPEIIYPDHHHVAEEIYIPLTGGTEWRMGEGGFREREAGEVVHHASNVNHAMRTGSEPLLAIYIWRGGPLAQKSTITGSAVQGGN is encoded by the coding sequence GTGACGACAATATTCGATGAACTGCTGCGACGCTTCCACGCCTGTCTCGCTTGCGTGGATGACGCATTGGTTCGTGACGCCGTGGCGCGGATCGGTTGGGACATGCCGGCCCGCGCACTGGAGCCGCATCCGCTCGGCTGCCTGCGCCATCTCGACCGCGCTGCCGAACTGGCACCATCCGAGGCGAAGCCGCTGGTTCAAGTGCTGGCCGAGCAGCGCAACGATTTGCGCTGGGGGCAGACCTACACCGAGGCTGATTTCGGCAAGGCCTTCATCGACAATTATGGCTGGCTGGAAGTGTTCGGCACGCGTGGCCATTTCACCAATGACGAGGTTGCCGCCGGGCTGCTGATCCTTGGACCCGAGATCATCTATCCCGACCACCATCACGTCGCCGAAGAGATCTACATCCCTTTGACCGGCGGTACGGAATGGCGGATGGGCGAGGGCGGCTTTCGTGAGCGGGAGGCTGGCGAGGTCGTGCACCACGCCTCGAATGTCAACCACGCCATGCGAACCGGCAGCGAGCCGCTCTTGGCGATCTACATCTGGCGCGGTGGGCCGCTGGCGCAGAAATCCACAATCACCGGTAGTGCTGTTCAGGGTGGGAACTGA
- a CDS encoding cobyric acid synthase yields the protein MAKAIMLQGTGSDVGKTVLVAGLCRVAKKRGLRVRPFKPQNMSNNAAVADIPGDNSHGGGEIGRAQWLQAIACGVAPSVHMNPVLLKPQTDVGAQVIVQGKVFGEARARDYQALKGRLMDAVLDSWAKVGEGADLVIVEGAGSPAEINLRSRDIANMGFARRADVPVMLVGDIDRGGVIASVAGTHLILPEEDRRMIVGYLINKFRGDVSLFDDGLKAIEKFTGWRCFGVVPWLKAAARLPSEDSVVLERLASGEARALKVAVPVLGRIANFDDLDPLKAEPQVEVMFVPPGKPLPADAGLVVIPGSKSTIGDLLKFRENGWDRDLAAHRKRGGHVVGICGGFQMLGRRVRDPDGIEGNVTEAEGLGLLDIETVMEPEKTVRNVSAHSVQFDLPLEGYEIHLGRTTGPDTMRPSAIINGIEDGAISADGKVIGTYMHGLFGADGFRGKFLESLGIKGGGIDYRAEVERALDDVAAELETHLDCDAIFALAR from the coding sequence GTGGCCAAAGCGATCATGCTGCAAGGCACGGGTTCGGATGTCGGCAAGACGGTGCTGGTCGCTGGGCTCTGCCGCGTCGCGAAAAAGCGTGGGCTGAGGGTGCGGCCGTTCAAGCCGCAGAACATGTCGAACAATGCCGCCGTCGCCGACATTCCCGGCGACAACAGCCATGGCGGCGGTGAGATCGGCCGCGCGCAATGGCTGCAGGCGATCGCTTGCGGTGTGGCGCCGTCGGTCCATATGAACCCGGTGCTGCTCAAGCCGCAGACCGATGTCGGCGCGCAGGTCATCGTCCAGGGCAAGGTGTTCGGCGAGGCGCGGGCGCGCGACTATCAGGCGCTGAAGGGCCGGCTGATGGACGCCGTGCTCGACTCCTGGGCTAAGGTGGGCGAGGGCGCCGATCTGGTTATCGTCGAGGGCGCCGGCTCGCCGGCCGAAATCAACCTGCGCAGCCGCGATATCGCCAATATGGGCTTTGCCAGGCGCGCCGATGTGCCGGTGATGCTGGTCGGCGACATCGATCGCGGCGGCGTCATCGCCTCGGTCGCCGGAACCCACCTGATCCTGCCGGAAGAAGACCGGCGCATGATTGTCGGCTATCTCATCAACAAGTTCCGCGGCGATGTCTCGCTGTTCGATGATGGTCTGAAGGCGATCGAAAAGTTCACGGGATGGCGCTGTTTTGGTGTCGTGCCGTGGCTTAAGGCGGCGGCGCGGCTGCCCTCGGAAGATTCGGTGGTGCTGGAACGGCTGGCGTCCGGCGAGGCGCGGGCGCTGAAGGTGGCGGTGCCGGTGCTTGGCCGTATCGCCAATTTCGACGACCTCGATCCGCTCAAAGCCGAGCCTCAGGTGGAAGTGATGTTCGTGCCGCCCGGCAAGCCGCTGCCGGCCGATGCCGGGCTGGTCGTTATCCCCGGTTCCAAGTCGACGATCGGCGATCTGCTGAAATTCCGCGAGAATGGATGGGACCGGGACTTGGCGGCGCACCGCAAGCGCGGCGGCCATGTGGTCGGCATTTGTGGTGGTTTCCAGATGCTTGGCCGTAGGGTGCGCGATCCCGACGGCATCGAGGGCAACGTCACCGAGGCCGAAGGGCTCGGCCTGCTCGATATTGAAACGGTGATGGAGCCGGAGAAGACGGTGCGCAATGTCAGTGCGCACTCGGTCCAATTCGATCTGCCGCTCGAAGGCTACGAAATCCATCTCGGCCGCACCACCGGCCCGGACACAATGCGGCCGTCGGCGATCATTAACGGCATTGAGGACGGTGCGATCTCGGCCGATGGCAAAGTGATCGGCACCTATATGCATGGCCTCTTCGGCGCCGACGGCTTTCGCGGGAAATTCTTGGAAAGCCTTGGCATCAAGGGCGGCGGCATCGACTATCGCGCCGAGGTCGAACGGGCGCTCGACGACGTCGCCGCCGAGCTGGAAACCCACCTCGACTGCGACGCGATTTTCGCGTTGGCGCGTTGA
- a CDS encoding AraC family transcriptional regulator: MPIEMQRRKEQDRSISGRFEMRRRLADPALDGIITDFCGYRETAPGHFRNVEYASLTVPLVISFAEPFAIGLGKAPGDNDRFASFAAGLFAGPVMIESFGAACCVQINFTPLGARRFFRLPMSELTDSMVVLDDVLGAEGMMLREQLGNAPDWASRFDLAEAFVTVRLASAAETPPEIAWAYDRIITSGGRTRIASLAERLGWSRKHLAEKFADATGIGPKTLSRIVRFNRALGLSRQQTVDWADIAADCGYADQAHLVREFRDLAGETPTALLGR, encoded by the coding sequence ATGCCAATCGAGATGCAGCGTCGCAAGGAACAGGACCGCTCCATATCAGGGCGTTTCGAGATGCGCCGGCGCCTTGCCGATCCTGCACTTGATGGCATCATCACCGACTTTTGCGGCTATCGCGAAACGGCACCAGGCCACTTCCGCAATGTCGAATACGCCTCGCTGACCGTACCGCTGGTGATCAGTTTCGCCGAGCCCTTCGCCATCGGCCTCGGCAAGGCGCCGGGCGACAATGACCGCTTCGCCAGTTTCGCCGCCGGCCTCTTTGCCGGGCCGGTGATGATCGAATCCTTCGGCGCCGCTTGCTGTGTGCAGATCAACTTCACCCCGCTTGGCGCGCGCCGTTTCTTCCGCCTGCCGATGAGCGAGCTGACCGACAGCATGGTGGTCCTCGACGACGTGCTGGGCGCCGAGGGCATGATGCTGCGCGAACAGCTCGGCAATGCGCCGGACTGGGCGTCGCGCTTCGACCTTGCCGAAGCCTTCGTCACCGTCCGTCTTGCGAGCGCTGCCGAAACGCCGCCGGAAATCGCCTGGGCCTATGACCGCATCATCACATCGGGTGGCCGCACCCGCATTGCATCGCTCGCCGAACGACTGGGCTGGAGCCGCAAACACCTCGCCGAAAAATTCGCCGACGCGACCGGCATCGGCCCCAAGACGCTGTCGCGCATCGTTCGCTTCAACCGGGCGCTTGGGCTGTCACGGCAGCAGACCGTGGACTGGGCCGATATCGCGGCCGATTGCGGCTATGCCGACCAGGCGCATCTGGTACGCGAGTTCCGCGACCTCGCCGGCGAGACGCCGACGGCGCTTCTCGGCAGGTAA
- a CDS encoding TSUP family transporter, whose amino-acid sequence MIDLTTHTIAMLAFAAFAAGFVDSIAGGGGLITIPALLLAGFSPVEALGTNKLQGMFGSGSATIHYASKGHVDLRRQLPSALLALVGSAIGALLATIVPGDLLRALLPLVLIAIALYFALKPNMNDVDRAERLSPFLFGLTLVPAIGFYDGLFGPGAGSFYMLAFVALAGYGVLKATAHTKLLNFASNIGGFIVFAVVGVISWKIGLMMGVAQFLGARVGASLAMRIGAKLIKPLLVIVCVALAVKLLADPANPLRVMIGV is encoded by the coding sequence ATGATCGACCTCACCACCCACACAATCGCCATGCTCGCCTTCGCCGCCTTTGCCGCGGGCTTTGTCGATTCGATTGCCGGCGGCGGCGGGCTGATCACCATTCCAGCACTGCTGTTGGCCGGCTTCTCACCGGTCGAGGCGCTTGGAACCAACAAGCTGCAAGGCATGTTCGGCTCCGGGTCGGCGACCATCCACTATGCCTCCAAGGGCCACGTCGATTTGCGCCGGCAGTTGCCGTCTGCATTGCTCGCACTTGTCGGAAGTGCCATCGGCGCGCTGCTGGCCACGATCGTTCCCGGCGATCTCCTGCGCGCCCTGCTGCCCCTGGTGCTGATCGCCATCGCGCTCTATTTCGCGCTCAAGCCCAACATGAACGATGTCGACCGGGCCGAGCGCCTGTCGCCATTCCTGTTCGGACTGACCCTGGTGCCGGCTATCGGCTTCTATGATGGCCTGTTCGGCCCCGGCGCCGGCTCCTTCTACATGCTGGCCTTCGTCGCCCTTGCCGGCTACGGCGTGCTCAAGGCGACGGCGCATACCAAATTGCTCAATTTCGCCTCCAACATCGGCGGCTTCATCGTCTTTGCAGTAGTCGGCGTCATCTCCTGGAAGATCGGGCTGATGATGGGCGTTGCCCAGTTCCTCGGCGCCCGTGTCGGCGCCAGCCTCGCCATGCGCATCGGCGCCAAATTGATCAAGCCGCTGCTGGTGATCGTCTGCGTGGCGCTGGCGGTGAAGCTGCTGGCGGATCCGGCCAATCCGCTGCGTGTGATGATTGGTGTGTGA
- a CDS encoding TerB family tellurite resistance protein has product MAFALLDQIRSIFDGDPGVRKVADDPVLSAELLMLFRMILADGTVSESEMVAFRRICKDAFGIPETSIDAVIEYLNEFGYETNGSQAIALFRDLDVERRKQLAQHMAEIAKADSQLAESEVRLLRRTLDLLDISPVDVVKPEE; this is encoded by the coding sequence ATGGCATTCGCATTGCTGGACCAGATACGCTCGATCTTCGACGGCGACCCGGGCGTACGCAAGGTCGCGGACGACCCGGTGCTGTCGGCTGAACTTCTGATGCTGTTTCGCATGATCCTGGCCGACGGGACGGTCAGCGAGAGCGAGATGGTTGCCTTCCGGCGCATCTGCAAGGATGCCTTCGGCATTCCGGAAACCAGCATCGACGCCGTCATCGAATATCTCAACGAGTTCGGCTACGAGACCAACGGCTCGCAAGCAATCGCGCTGTTTCGCGATCTCGACGTCGAACGGCGCAAGCAATTGGCCCAGCACATGGCGGAGATCGCCAAGGCGGATTCGCAACTGGCCGAGAGCGAGGTGCGCCTGCTGCGCCGCACGCTCGACCTGCTCGATATCAGCCCGGTCGATGTGGTGAAGCCGGAAGAATAA
- a CDS encoding dipeptide ABC transporter ATP-binding protein, with amino-acid sequence MSLLEIENLSLAIGDTPILKGIELSVTPGEVMGLVGESGSGKSMTALTLMQLLPHAARATGRVTFDGIDILAASEDQMCALRGGDIGMVFQEPMTALNPVKTIGEQVAEGIRWHTKVTRAAAEERARKMLDRVGLPESKFPLSRYPHELSGGQRQRVVIAIACALKPKLLIADEPTTALDVVLQAQILDLLRDLVAESRMGLLLISHDLAVVTEMADRITILRHGEVMEAGDTARTLSAQLHPYTRQLAQASMHVPARAKVHAVGSAKPLLEVEGVTRDYAGRRTSLFRRAVPIRAVDDVSLSMAPGQSIALVGRSGCGKSTLARMILALDRPSLGTIRFRGETITGKSEAELKPARRDMQVVFQDPYGSFDPRQKVEKLVAEPLHVLEKKPTRAERREMVAHALHEVGLDQRDMDKYPHEFSGGQRQRLSIARAIITRPRLVVADEPVSALDVSIRAQILDLFAELNQKLGIAYLFITHDLTVARAVTDEVLVMHDGKIVERGKTNEVLDHPQSEAAKALVAAAPDLHRAIARRMQEQG; translated from the coding sequence ATGAGCTTGCTGGAGATCGAGAACCTGTCGCTGGCGATCGGCGACACGCCGATCCTGAAAGGGATCGAACTCTCCGTCACGCCCGGAGAAGTGATGGGACTGGTCGGCGAATCCGGCTCCGGCAAGTCGATGACCGCGCTGACGCTCATGCAACTCCTGCCGCACGCAGCGCGCGCCACCGGTCGCGTCACCTTCGACGGCATCGACATCCTTGCCGCAAGCGAGGACCAGATGTGCGCCCTGCGCGGCGGCGACATCGGCATGGTGTTCCAGGAGCCGATGACGGCGCTCAATCCGGTCAAGACCATCGGCGAACAGGTGGCCGAAGGCATACGCTGGCACACCAAGGTCACGCGCGCGGCGGCTGAAGAGCGGGCGCGCAAAATGCTCGACCGGGTGGGTCTGCCCGAATCAAAATTCCCGCTGTCGCGCTATCCGCACGAACTCTCCGGCGGCCAGCGCCAACGCGTCGTCATCGCCATCGCCTGCGCGCTGAAACCCAAGCTCTTGATCGCCGACGAGCCTACGACGGCGCTCGACGTGGTGCTGCAGGCGCAAATCCTCGACCTCTTGCGCGATCTCGTCGCGGAGAGCCGCATGGGCCTGCTGCTGATCTCGCACGACCTCGCCGTAGTGACCGAAATGGCCGACCGCATCACCATCCTGCGCCATGGCGAGGTGATGGAAGCCGGCGACACGGCGCGCACGCTGTCGGCGCAACTGCACCCCTACACGCGCCAGCTGGCGCAGGCCTCGATGCATGTGCCGGCGCGCGCCAAGGTTCACGCCGTCGGATCGGCCAAGCCGCTGCTCGAGGTCGAAGGCGTGACGCGCGATTATGCGGGCCGGCGCACCTCTCTGTTCCGGCGCGCCGTACCGATCCGCGCCGTCGACGACGTGTCGCTGTCGATGGCGCCAGGTCAATCGATAGCGCTGGTCGGCCGTTCCGGCTGCGGCAAGTCAACGCTCGCCCGCATGATCCTGGCACTGGACCGGCCGAGCTTGGGCACGATCCGGTTTCGCGGCGAGACCATCACCGGCAAGAGCGAGGCCGAACTGAAGCCTGCCAGGCGCGACATGCAGGTTGTTTTTCAAGACCCTTACGGCTCCTTCGATCCGCGCCAGAAGGTCGAAAAACTGGTCGCCGAACCCCTGCATGTGCTGGAGAAGAAACCGACGCGCGCCGAGCGCCGCGAGATGGTGGCGCACGCGCTGCACGAGGTTGGCCTCGACCAGCGCGACATGGACAAATACCCGCACGAGTTCTCGGGCGGCCAACGCCAGCGGCTGTCGATCGCGCGCGCCATCATCACCCGCCCCCGGCTGGTCGTCGCCGACGAGCCGGTTTCGGCGCTCGACGTCTCGATCCGTGCGCAGATTCTCGACCTGTTCGCCGAACTCAACCAGAAGCTCGGCATCGCCTATCTCTTCATCACCCACGACCTGACCGTCGCTCGTGCCGTCACGGACGAGGTGCTGGTCATGCATGACGGCAAGATCGTCGAGCGCGGCAAGACCAACGAGGTGCTGGATCATCCGCAATCCGAAGCCGCCAAGGCGCTGGTCGCCGCAGCTCCTGATCTGCATCGGGCGATAGCCCGACGGATGCAAGAGCAAGGGTGA
- a CDS encoding ABC transporter permease, giving the protein MTLHIDMSQETFSAILAKAFRNTAFVTGFVITLLILAMAMVSYVWTPYDVTKLVIADKTQGPSLAHWFGTDHFGRDILSMIMVGARNSIAVALVAVGIGMGIGVPLGAFAAARGGLVDEALMRINDLVFAFPALLSAIMITAIFGPGAVNAIIAIGIFNIPVFARVARAGALAIWPREFILAARAAGKSSTQISIEHVLPNIATLLLVQGTIQFALGILAEAGLSYLGLGAQPPMPSWGRMLFDAQTRMVVAPWMAIFPGMAIVITVLGLNLLGDGIADILDPKSRRQR; this is encoded by the coding sequence ATGACGCTGCACATCGACATGTCACAAGAAACGTTCAGCGCCATCCTGGCCAAGGCGTTCAGGAACACGGCTTTCGTCACCGGCTTCGTCATCACCTTGCTGATCCTGGCGATGGCTATGGTCTCCTACGTCTGGACGCCTTACGACGTCACCAAGCTGGTGATAGCCGACAAGACGCAAGGCCCTTCGCTGGCGCATTGGTTCGGCACCGACCATTTCGGCCGCGATATCCTGTCGATGATCATGGTCGGCGCCCGCAATTCGATTGCAGTGGCACTTGTAGCGGTCGGCATCGGCATGGGCATAGGCGTGCCACTCGGCGCTTTTGCCGCGGCGCGTGGCGGCTTGGTCGACGAAGCGCTGATGCGCATCAACGATCTCGTCTTCGCCTTCCCCGCCCTGCTATCGGCGATCATGATCACTGCCATCTTCGGGCCCGGCGCCGTCAACGCCATCATCGCCATCGGCATCTTCAACATTCCGGTCTTTGCCCGCGTCGCCCGCGCCGGCGCGCTGGCGATCTGGCCACGCGAATTTATCCTTGCCGCGCGTGCCGCGGGAAAAAGCAGCACGCAGATATCCATCGAACATGTGCTGCCCAACATCGCCACGTTGCTGCTGGTGCAAGGCACCATCCAGTTCGCGCTGGGCATCCTCGCCGAAGCCGGGCTTTCCTATCTCGGCCTCGGCGCGCAGCCGCCAATGCCGAGCTGGGGCCGCATGCTGTTCGACGCCCAGACGCGCATGGTGGTGGCGCCGTGGATGGCGATCTTTCCCGGCATGGCGATCGTCATCACCGTGCTCGGTTTGAATCTCCTGGGTGACGGCATCGCCGACATTCTCGACCCGAAATCGCGGCGGCAGCGATGA
- a CDS encoding ABC transporter permease encodes MTTYLLKRLAISLATLVLASIVVFAVLEILPGDPARLMLGMNASADQVELLRNQMGLNAPLVLRYLHWAGGLLSLDFGRSYTYSVPVIDLVRERLAVSLPLALIALALSTLIAIPVGLFSASRRGRAGDTISMGAAQLGVAVPNFWFALMLIYVFAVWLRLVPAGGFPGWGAGIWPALKSLLLPAIALALPQAAILARVTRSALIEVLNEDYIRTARAKGLPYRAVLWRHALRNAMIPMLTILGLQFAFLLAGTIIIENVFYLPGLGRLVFQAITQRDLIVVESVVMLLVAAVIAVNLVVDLSYAVVDPRLRSRQ; translated from the coding sequence ATGACCACCTACCTCCTCAAGCGCCTGGCCATCTCGCTTGCCACACTGGTGCTGGCCTCCATCGTGGTGTTCGCCGTGCTCGAAATCCTGCCCGGCGACCCGGCGCGGCTGATGCTGGGCATGAACGCCAGCGCCGACCAGGTCGAACTCCTGCGCAACCAGATGGGCCTCAACGCGCCGCTTGTCCTGCGCTATCTGCACTGGGCCGGCGGCCTGCTCAGCCTCGATTTCGGTCGCTCCTACACCTATTCGGTGCCGGTCATCGATCTCGTGCGTGAACGGCTTGCCGTCTCGCTGCCGCTGGCGCTGATCGCGCTCGCGCTTTCCACCCTCATCGCCATTCCCGTCGGCCTGTTTTCAGCCAGCCGGCGCGGACGGGCCGGCGATACGATTTCCATGGGCGCGGCACAGCTTGGCGTCGCCGTGCCCAATTTCTGGTTCGCGCTGATGCTGATCTATGTTTTCGCCGTGTGGCTGCGGTTGGTTCCGGCCGGCGGCTTTCCCGGCTGGGGCGCAGGCATCTGGCCCGCGCTGAAATCGCTGCTGCTGCCGGCGATCGCCCTTGCCTTGCCGCAGGCGGCGATCCTGGCGCGCGTCACCCGCTCGGCGCTGATCGAGGTGTTGAACGAGGACTATATCCGCACCGCCCGCGCCAAGGGCCTGCCCTACCGTGCCGTGCTGTGGCGGCATGCGCTGCGCAACGCCATGATCCCGATGCTGACCATTCTCGGCCTGCAGTTCGCCTTCCTGCTCGCCGGTACCATCATCATCGAGAATGTCTTTTATCTGCCCGGCCTCGGCCGGCTGGTGTTCCAGGCGATCACCCAGCGCGACCTGATAGTCGTCGAAAGCGTCGTCATGCTGCTGGTCGCCGCCGTCATTGCCGTGAACCTCGTCGTCGACCTTTCCTATGCGGTCGTCGATCCGCGCTTGAGGAGCCGGCAATGA